One genomic window of Paenarthrobacter ureafaciens includes the following:
- a CDS encoding YebC/PmpR family DNA-binding transcriptional regulator, producing MSGHSKWATTKHKKAVIDARRAKSFAKLIKNIEVAARMGGPDLAGNPGLELAVTKAKKTSVPNDNIDRAIKRGAGLTGEVVDYTEIMYEARGPQGSALLIECLTDNKNRAASEVRLAISRNGGTIADPGSVSYLFTRKGVVVLPKNGLSEDDILMAVLDAGAEEVKDSGDNWEIHSEPSDLQAIRDALKEAGIEYESDEAEFVPSMQVDLDVDGAKKFMKLVDALEDLDDVQNVYSNADFSDEVQAALDAD from the coding sequence ATGTCAGGCCACTCCAAATGGGCGACCACCAAGCACAAGAAAGCCGTCATTGACGCCCGCCGTGCAAAGTCGTTCGCCAAACTGATCAAGAACATCGAAGTTGCCGCCCGCATGGGTGGTCCGGACCTCGCCGGCAACCCTGGCCTGGAACTGGCAGTCACCAAGGCCAAGAAGACCTCGGTGCCCAACGACAACATCGACCGCGCCATCAAGCGCGGCGCCGGCCTCACCGGTGAAGTGGTGGACTACACCGAGATCATGTACGAAGCCCGCGGTCCGCAGGGTTCGGCGTTGCTCATCGAATGTTTGACGGACAACAAGAACCGTGCAGCCTCCGAGGTCCGGTTGGCGATTTCGCGCAACGGCGGCACCATTGCCGATCCCGGATCCGTGAGCTACCTGTTCACCCGCAAGGGTGTCGTGGTCCTGCCCAAGAATGGATTGTCCGAGGACGACATCCTTATGGCCGTCCTCGACGCCGGCGCCGAAGAGGTCAAGGACAGCGGCGACAACTGGGAAATCCACTCCGAGCCTTCGGACCTTCAGGCCATCCGCGATGCCCTGAAGGAAGCCGGAATCGAGTACGAGTCGGATGAGGCAGAGTTTGTGCCGTCCATGCAGGTGGACCTCGATGTCGATGGTGCCAAGAAGTTCATGAAGTTGGTGGACGCGTTGGAAGACCTGGACGATGTCCAGAACGTCTACAGCAACGCCGACTTCAGCGACGAGGTCCAAGCAGCCCTCGACGCCGACTAA
- the pdxT gene encoding pyridoxal 5'-phosphate synthase glutaminase subunit PdxT, whose product MTKTLSDASSRVGAGLRIGVLALQGDFREHIHAVEAAGATGVGIRRAGELDDIDGLIIPGGESTAIDKLARIFDVADPLRQRIADGLPVYGSCAGMILLANDIADPATDLAGNPQQTFGGLDITVRRNAFGRQRESFETDLDFKGLDFSAGESGVDPVHAVFIRGPWVERVGPDVEILAQVDPDHASHTATLHGMARIVAVRSGRLLATSFHPEVTGEKRVHELFIRMIRGEA is encoded by the coding sequence ATGACCAAAACCCTTTCCGACGCTTCGTCGCGCGTTGGTGCCGGACTCCGGATCGGCGTGCTGGCGCTCCAAGGCGACTTCCGCGAGCACATCCACGCGGTGGAAGCTGCAGGCGCCACCGGTGTCGGGATCCGCAGGGCCGGGGAACTCGATGACATTGACGGCCTGATCATCCCTGGCGGCGAGTCAACGGCAATCGACAAGCTCGCCAGGATATTCGACGTAGCTGATCCCTTGCGCCAACGGATCGCCGACGGACTTCCCGTCTACGGTTCGTGTGCAGGCATGATCCTGCTCGCCAACGACATCGCGGACCCCGCCACAGACTTGGCCGGAAACCCCCAGCAGACCTTCGGTGGGCTTGACATCACGGTCCGCCGCAACGCCTTTGGGCGCCAACGGGAATCATTTGAAACGGACCTGGACTTCAAGGGCCTTGATTTCAGTGCCGGCGAGTCCGGCGTGGACCCGGTGCACGCGGTATTCATCCGCGGACCGTGGGTGGAACGGGTTGGTCCGGACGTTGAGATCCTGGCGCAGGTGGATCCCGACCACGCCAGCCACACGGCCACCCTGCACGGGATGGCTAGAATTGTTGCAGTGCGCTCCGGCCGTTTGCTGGCCACTTCCTTCCATCCGGAGGTAACAGGGGAGAAGCGCGTGCATGAACTCTTTATTCGAATGATCAGAGGAGAAGCGTAA
- a CDS encoding Mur ligase family protein yields MFSFSVPLGKLVRGLSRLRGGGSAFPGLVVEKIDPGFMERTLASLPHGVAVVSGTNGKTTTTKMVVELLESQGLKVFTNRSGSNFTRGVAASLLGDVDWRGKLDADVAVLELDEAHAVHFVNKVSPRFSLLLNVLRDQLDRFGEIDKTARLLEHIAMKTTDTVVLNREDPRVARIAGSVQGLGSVHHAAVRYFGLDESLRSTFPNDDEMRTATGTASPGTTPAGELPAAPEADVVLRRVGARDADFEFDGETVTTPMKLRGVYNIFNAAAALSLARAILGTGAVDTPKLVKALGEVAPAFGRGESLTVDGQPLELVLVKNPSGFRLGLKSFPAGGYATMIAINDNYADGRDMSWLWDVEFESLREDGVEVLTGVRAYDMALRLQYDEVPFGAVETDITAALRKFIDGSRGKPKRIFCTYTAMLAIRRELAKITIVEVVS; encoded by the coding sequence ATGTTTTCCTTCAGCGTCCCCCTCGGCAAGCTGGTCCGCGGCCTGTCCCGGCTCCGCGGCGGAGGCTCGGCATTTCCCGGCCTCGTAGTGGAAAAAATCGACCCCGGCTTCATGGAACGGACCCTGGCTTCCCTGCCCCATGGGGTGGCCGTTGTCAGTGGGACGAACGGCAAGACAACCACAACCAAAATGGTGGTGGAACTGCTCGAAAGCCAAGGCCTGAAGGTGTTCACCAACCGCAGCGGCAGCAACTTCACCCGCGGCGTGGCTGCGTCCCTATTGGGGGATGTGGACTGGCGCGGAAAACTCGACGCCGACGTGGCGGTGCTGGAACTGGATGAGGCGCACGCCGTGCACTTCGTCAACAAGGTCTCGCCGCGCTTCAGCCTGCTGCTGAATGTGCTGCGTGACCAACTGGACAGGTTCGGCGAAATCGACAAGACCGCCCGCCTCCTGGAACACATCGCCATGAAGACCACGGACACCGTGGTGTTGAACCGGGAAGATCCGCGGGTAGCCCGGATTGCCGGCAGCGTGCAGGGACTCGGGTCCGTCCACCATGCCGCGGTCCGCTACTTCGGCCTCGATGAGTCGCTGCGGAGTACTTTCCCCAACGACGACGAAATGCGCACGGCTACCGGAACCGCTTCCCCCGGCACCACCCCCGCAGGCGAGCTGCCTGCGGCACCGGAGGCCGACGTCGTACTGCGCCGCGTAGGTGCCCGCGACGCCGACTTTGAGTTCGACGGCGAAACGGTGACCACCCCCATGAAGCTCCGTGGCGTCTATAACATCTTCAATGCTGCTGCAGCGTTGTCGCTGGCCCGCGCAATCCTGGGAACCGGCGCTGTGGACACCCCCAAGCTGGTCAAGGCCCTGGGTGAAGTAGCGCCGGCCTTCGGCCGCGGTGAGAGCCTCACGGTTGACGGCCAGCCGCTGGAACTGGTGCTGGTGAAGAACCCCAGCGGATTCCGGCTGGGCCTTAAGTCATTCCCGGCGGGCGGGTACGCAACCATGATCGCCATCAACGACAACTACGCGGACGGCAGGGATATGTCGTGGCTGTGGGACGTTGAATTCGAATCGCTGCGCGAAGACGGCGTGGAAGTCCTCACGGGCGTCCGCGCCTACGACATGGCGCTTCGCCTCCAGTACGACGAGGTGCCCTTCGGCGCCGTCGAAACTGACATCACGGCTGCGCTGCGCAAGTTCATTGACGGATCCCGCGGCAAACCCAAGAGGATCTTCTGCACCTACACGGCCATGCTCGCCATCCGCCGCGAACTGGCCAAAATCACCATTGTTGAGGTGGTCTCATGA
- a CDS encoding type 1 glutamine amidotransferase: protein MTSESKGTLRVLQLYPKDMNIYGDWGNALVLQQRIKWHGYTPELLEYNVGDEFPDDVDLIVGGGGQDSGQVVIQEDLQARAAQLRAVAEDGAPMLVICGLYQLFGKFFKTSAGPVIPGIGILDVETQGTDERLIGNVTLKSPEFGEILGYENHSGQTTLGPGVEPLGTVTKGAGNNSKDGHEGARYRNVVASYLHGSLLPKNPAIADFLIKTAAERKFGEFVPGKPDDGYARLAREHAARRPR from the coding sequence ATGACATCGGAATCAAAAGGAACCCTTCGGGTCCTCCAGCTCTATCCGAAGGACATGAACATCTACGGGGACTGGGGCAACGCACTGGTTCTCCAACAAAGAATCAAGTGGCACGGCTATACCCCGGAACTCCTTGAATACAACGTCGGCGACGAGTTCCCCGACGACGTGGACCTTATTGTGGGCGGAGGCGGCCAGGACAGCGGCCAGGTAGTCATCCAGGAGGATCTTCAGGCCCGGGCCGCACAATTGCGCGCCGTGGCCGAGGACGGCGCGCCCATGCTGGTTATCTGCGGCCTGTACCAGTTGTTCGGCAAATTCTTCAAGACCAGCGCCGGTCCCGTCATTCCGGGAATCGGCATCCTTGACGTCGAGACCCAGGGCACCGATGAACGCCTGATCGGCAACGTGACCCTGAAGTCCCCCGAATTCGGCGAAATCCTTGGGTACGAGAACCACAGCGGGCAGACCACCCTGGGACCCGGCGTCGAACCTCTTGGCACGGTGACCAAAGGCGCCGGCAACAACAGCAAGGACGGCCACGAGGGGGCGCGCTACCGGAACGTGGTGGCCAGCTACCTCCACGGCTCGCTGCTGCCCAAGAACCCTGCCATCGCCGACTTCCTGATCAAGACCGCCGCGGAACGCAAGTTCGGTGAGTTTGTTCCGGGAAAGCCCGACGACGGATACGCCCGCCTCGCCCGCGAACACGCTGCCCGCCGCCCGCGGTAA
- a CDS encoding CapA family protein: protein MGNITFFRVRSLAKPAAVLAIAAALLLSLNSCGVLAEEPDQSSSTAAAPETVTPTPTPTPTPTPGKGPACPTLRCTSVTVTGDMLVHTQLWQQARADAAAAGQPGYNFVPLLEGQRRYISASDLAICHQETPVATSEGPFSAYPSFNVPPQIIAASKDVGYQACTTASNHTIDRGTEGLLRTLDALDAAGLKHTGSYRTEAASKEILLLKTPAATVAVIEGTYGHNGQIPEYPWLVDELDPAVMIAKAKQARASGADIVLGVMHAGDEYANEPNAQQQETAHALVDSGQFTMIYGHHTHSVLPIENYKGTWIVYGLGNGVTELSPWYVVNNEGLLVRAQFSQNEAGQWTASDLAWAPSVIVRDPYRWCSVASDAPQGVCASPAADAETRLRTRTVVESMGAAAAGARELLVTQEK from the coding sequence ATGGGGAACATCACCTTTTTCCGGGTCCGCTCACTGGCGAAGCCGGCGGCCGTGCTGGCGATTGCCGCCGCCTTGTTGCTGTCGCTGAACTCCTGCGGCGTGCTCGCCGAAGAGCCCGATCAATCAAGCAGTACTGCGGCAGCGCCGGAGACGGTCACGCCCACTCCGACGCCCACCCCGACCCCGACCCCCGGCAAAGGGCCGGCGTGCCCAACGCTTCGCTGCACGTCCGTCACGGTCACCGGAGACATGCTGGTTCACACCCAGCTCTGGCAACAGGCGCGCGCTGATGCGGCCGCGGCAGGACAGCCCGGCTACAACTTCGTCCCGCTCCTGGAGGGCCAGCGCCGCTACATCAGTGCCAGCGACCTTGCGATCTGCCATCAGGAAACTCCGGTGGCCACCTCTGAGGGTCCGTTCTCCGCTTACCCGTCGTTCAACGTGCCGCCGCAGATCATCGCGGCCTCGAAAGACGTGGGATACCAAGCCTGCACAACAGCAAGCAACCACACCATCGACCGCGGAACCGAAGGTCTCTTGCGGACCTTGGATGCCCTGGATGCGGCCGGCCTGAAGCACACAGGCTCCTACCGTACCGAGGCGGCCTCAAAAGAAATCCTGCTGCTCAAGACCCCTGCAGCCACCGTGGCCGTCATCGAAGGCACCTATGGCCACAACGGCCAGATCCCCGAGTATCCGTGGCTGGTCGACGAGCTTGACCCGGCCGTGATGATTGCCAAGGCCAAACAGGCGCGCGCCTCGGGAGCGGATATTGTGCTGGGCGTCATGCACGCAGGAGACGAATACGCCAATGAGCCGAACGCGCAGCAGCAGGAGACTGCCCATGCGCTGGTGGACAGCGGGCAGTTCACCATGATCTACGGCCACCACACCCATTCCGTGCTGCCGATCGAGAATTACAAGGGCACCTGGATTGTCTATGGCCTGGGCAACGGCGTCACCGAGTTGTCACCGTGGTACGTGGTCAACAATGAAGGACTGCTGGTACGCGCCCAGTTCAGCCAGAACGAGGCCGGTCAGTGGACCGCATCCGATCTTGCCTGGGCGCCCTCGGTGATCGTCCGCGACCCCTACCGCTGGTGCTCCGTGGCCAGTGACGCGCCCCAAGGTGTCTGTGCGTCGCCGGCTGCCGACGCCGAAACCCGCCTACGTACCCGGACGGTAGTCGAGTCCATGGGTGCAGCGGCCGCGGGAGCCCGCGAGCTGCTGGTCACCCAGGAGAAGTAG
- a CDS encoding M3 family metallopeptidase: MTNPLLSPSELPFGLPPFADISPEHYAEAIDAGLAAQLQEITAITGNSEPPTFENTAAAMERSGQLLARAAAAFFTLVSADASEKIREIETDVSPKLAEHQDAIYLNSGLYERFLAIDTSSLDAASARLVEEYLKEFRQSGIQLDQSSQDRLRAINAELSRLGTDYGQRVKEGMKAAAVLVEDPAGLAGLSTEDIATAAEAAREAGADGKYLLGLIQPSNQPVLASLEDREVRRRLYEASVSRGIEAGPLDVRDLIARTVRLRAEKASLLGFPNFAELMVDRQTAPDLAAVQGMLTKLAPAAMRNAHAEARALAEEAGHSLEPWDWAYYSARVRKEKFQVDEQALRPYFALESVLVNGVFHAATQLYGVTFHERSDLQGYHPDVRVWEVRDGDGSSLGLFLGDYFSRETKRGGAWMNSLVDQSHLLGTRAVVINNLNVSKPAPGEPALLTLDEVRTVFHEFGHALHGLFSDVAFPRFSGTSVPRDFVEYPSQVNEMWLTWPEVLANYARHHVTDQPLPGETVEKLEASLLWGEGFATTEYLGAALLDMAWHALGAEEIPEDIMDFESRSLVDSGIAHPLIPPRYRSGYFQHIFAGAGYAAGYYSYIWSEVLDADTVEWFKDNGGLTRANGDHFRQKLLSRGNSRDPLESFRIFRGRDAHLEPLLKRRGLEEA; encoded by the coding sequence ATGACCAATCCCCTGCTGTCTCCCAGCGAGCTGCCCTTCGGGCTTCCACCCTTCGCGGACATCTCCCCCGAACACTATGCAGAAGCGATCGACGCCGGGCTCGCTGCGCAGCTGCAGGAAATCACGGCGATTACGGGCAACTCCGAACCCCCGACCTTCGAAAACACTGCCGCTGCCATGGAACGCTCAGGACAGCTCCTGGCACGCGCTGCCGCGGCCTTCTTTACGCTGGTCTCGGCCGATGCCTCCGAGAAAATCCGGGAGATCGAGACTGATGTGTCCCCCAAGCTGGCTGAACACCAGGATGCCATCTACTTGAACAGCGGCCTCTACGAACGGTTCCTCGCTATCGACACTTCTTCGCTGGATGCCGCCTCCGCGCGCTTGGTGGAGGAGTACCTGAAAGAGTTCAGGCAGTCCGGCATCCAGCTGGACCAATCCAGCCAGGACCGGCTCCGTGCCATCAACGCCGAACTCTCCAGGCTGGGCACTGACTATGGGCAGCGCGTCAAAGAAGGAATGAAAGCGGCCGCCGTCCTGGTCGAGGACCCTGCCGGTTTGGCGGGCCTTTCCACCGAAGACATCGCAACTGCCGCCGAGGCCGCGAGGGAGGCAGGAGCGGACGGCAAGTACCTGCTCGGCCTCATCCAGCCCAGCAACCAACCTGTGCTGGCTTCGCTTGAGGATCGTGAGGTCCGGCGCCGGCTTTACGAGGCTTCCGTTTCCCGTGGAATCGAAGCCGGGCCCCTGGATGTGCGGGACCTCATTGCGCGCACCGTCCGCCTCAGGGCAGAGAAAGCAAGCCTCCTGGGATTCCCCAACTTCGCGGAGTTGATGGTGGACCGGCAGACCGCCCCGGACTTGGCAGCAGTACAAGGCATGCTCACCAAGCTCGCCCCTGCGGCGATGCGGAACGCACACGCCGAAGCCCGGGCCTTGGCCGAAGAAGCCGGGCACAGCCTGGAACCTTGGGATTGGGCCTACTATTCGGCCCGGGTACGCAAGGAAAAGTTCCAGGTGGACGAGCAAGCCCTGCGCCCCTACTTCGCCCTGGAATCGGTACTTGTGAACGGGGTTTTTCATGCCGCCACGCAGCTCTACGGGGTTACGTTCCACGAACGGTCCGACCTTCAGGGCTACCACCCCGACGTCCGGGTGTGGGAAGTCCGGGACGGGGACGGCAGCAGCCTCGGTCTCTTCCTGGGCGACTATTTCAGCAGGGAGACCAAGCGTGGCGGAGCGTGGATGAACTCCCTCGTGGACCAGTCCCACCTTTTGGGAACCCGGGCGGTAGTCATCAATAACCTCAACGTCAGCAAACCGGCGCCCGGCGAACCTGCGCTGCTGACCCTGGACGAGGTCCGCACAGTGTTCCACGAGTTCGGGCACGCGCTGCACGGCTTGTTCTCCGACGTGGCCTTCCCACGGTTCTCCGGGACATCAGTACCGCGGGACTTCGTCGAGTACCCTTCCCAGGTCAATGAGATGTGGCTCACGTGGCCGGAAGTGCTGGCAAACTATGCCCGGCATCATGTCACGGACCAGCCACTGCCCGGGGAAACAGTGGAGAAACTCGAGGCATCGCTCCTCTGGGGTGAGGGTTTTGCGACCACGGAATACCTCGGCGCCGCGCTGTTGGACATGGCGTGGCACGCTTTGGGGGCAGAAGAAATCCCCGAAGACATCATGGATTTCGAAAGCCGGTCCCTCGTGGACTCCGGGATCGCCCATCCGCTGATCCCGCCCCGCTACCGCAGCGGCTACTTCCAGCACATTTTCGCGGGCGCAGGATATGCAGCGGGGTACTACTCCTACATCTGGAGTGAAGTCCTGGACGCGGACACCGTCGAATGGTTCAAGGACAACGGCGGGCTGACACGGGCAAACGGTGACCACTTCCGTCAGAAACTGCTCTCCCGAGGCAACAGCCGCGACCCCCTCGAGTCCTTCCGGATTTTCCGTGGACGCGACGCGCACCTGGAACCGCTGCTGAAACGCCGCGGCCTGGAGGAGGCTTAA
- the pdxS gene encoding pyridoxal 5'-phosphate synthase lyase subunit PdxS, whose protein sequence is MSTPDVSNEAGSSANSVTGSNRVKRGMAEMLKGGVIMDVVNVEQARIAEDAGAVAVMALERVPADIRAQGGVSRMSDPDMIDQIIAAVSIPVMAKARIGHFVEAQVLQSLGVDYIDESEVLTPADYINHIDKWNFTVPFVCGATNLGEALRRINEGAAMIRSKGEAGTGDVSNATGHMRKIRAEIAKLSSLPEDELYVAAKELQAPYELVKEVAATGKLPVVLFTAGGIATPADAAMMMQLGADGVFVGSGIFKSGNPAQRAAAVVKATTFHDDPDVIAKVSRGLGEAMVGINVDEIPEPHRLAERGW, encoded by the coding sequence GTGTCTACACCAGATGTAAGCAACGAAGCCGGTTCGTCCGCGAACAGCGTCACGGGCAGCAACCGCGTTAAGCGGGGTATGGCTGAGATGCTCAAGGGCGGCGTCATCATGGATGTCGTTAACGTCGAGCAGGCCCGTATTGCCGAGGACGCCGGCGCCGTCGCCGTGATGGCCCTTGAGCGTGTTCCTGCCGATATCCGCGCCCAGGGCGGCGTGTCCCGTATGTCCGATCCGGACATGATCGATCAAATCATTGCCGCGGTGTCCATCCCCGTGATGGCCAAGGCCCGCATCGGCCACTTCGTCGAAGCGCAGGTCCTGCAGTCGTTGGGCGTGGATTACATTGACGAGTCCGAGGTCCTGACCCCGGCCGATTACATCAACCACATCGATAAGTGGAACTTCACCGTCCCGTTCGTGTGCGGTGCCACCAACCTGGGTGAGGCGCTGCGCCGGATCAACGAGGGTGCGGCGATGATCCGTTCCAAGGGCGAGGCCGGCACCGGCGATGTTTCCAACGCCACCGGTCACATGCGCAAGATCCGTGCCGAGATCGCGAAGCTCTCTTCCCTGCCCGAGGATGAACTGTACGTTGCGGCGAAGGAACTGCAGGCCCCGTACGAGCTGGTCAAGGAAGTTGCTGCCACGGGCAAGCTCCCGGTGGTGCTGTTCACCGCCGGTGGCATCGCGACCCCGGCTGATGCTGCGATGATGATGCAGCTCGGCGCTGACGGCGTGTTCGTCGGTTCCGGTATCTTCAAGTCCGGCAACCCGGCCCAGCGCGCCGCCGCCGTCGTCAAGGCAACCACGTTCCACGATGACCCGGACGTGATCGCGAAGGTCTCCCGCGGCCTCGGCGAGGCGATGGTCGGCATCAACGTCGACGAAATCCCCGAACCCCACCGCCTGGCCGAACGCGGCTGGTAA
- the pgsA gene encoding phosphatidylinositol phosphate synthase, whose product MLNRHARGFFTSLFTPFARWLLKMGVSPDAVTIVGTAGVIFGGLVLYPLGHLWWGSLMIAIFAFSDVVDGIMARLHGRSGGWGNFLDSSLDRLADGAIFAGITIWFFTGGGDPAIGFAAVICLVLGMVVSYVRAKAESLGYSASVGIAERAERLASVLLVTGLTGLGLPQVVLFATLVLLAIASVITIVQRMAAVHRQALADTKGTGI is encoded by the coding sequence ATGCTCAATAGGCATGCGCGCGGTTTCTTCACATCACTCTTCACCCCCTTCGCCCGTTGGCTCCTCAAGATGGGCGTATCGCCCGACGCCGTGACGATTGTCGGCACCGCAGGCGTCATTTTCGGCGGCCTGGTCCTCTATCCCCTGGGGCATCTGTGGTGGGGGTCGCTGATGATCGCAATCTTTGCCTTCTCCGACGTCGTGGACGGGATCATGGCGCGGCTTCACGGCAGGAGCGGTGGATGGGGCAACTTCCTGGATTCCAGCCTCGACCGGCTGGCCGACGGCGCGATCTTCGCCGGCATCACTATCTGGTTCTTCACTGGTGGCGGCGATCCCGCCATCGGATTCGCCGCGGTCATCTGCCTTGTGCTGGGAATGGTGGTTTCCTACGTCAGGGCCAAGGCCGAGTCGCTTGGGTACAGCGCCAGCGTGGGCATCGCCGAGCGGGCTGAAAGGTTGGCTTCGGTCCTCCTGGTCACCGGTTTGACGGGACTGGGTTTGCCGCAGGTGGTTCTCTTCGCCACCTTGGTCCTGCTTGCCATTGCGAGCGTCATCACCATCGTCCAGAGGATGGCCGCGGTTCACAGGCAAGCGCTGGCCGACACCAAGGGAACTGGCATCTGA
- a CDS encoding HIT family protein, with the protein MQENTGAEAGYPGDSNVTDEFGLAGVPDAFQRLWTPHRMAYIKGGQDQFKNKDDCPFCVGPTRSDEESLIVYRGRTCYVVLNLFPYNPGHLLVCPYRHVPDYTDITVEETAEFAELTQTAMRVLRKVSNPSGFNLGMNQGVTGGAGIAAHLHQHVVPRWGGDGNFFPIIAQTKAITQTLDEVRKLVAEAWPG; encoded by the coding sequence GTGCAGGAGAACACAGGCGCGGAAGCCGGGTACCCCGGCGACTCAAACGTAACCGACGAGTTTGGGCTCGCCGGCGTCCCGGACGCTTTCCAGCGCCTGTGGACTCCGCACCGCATGGCCTACATCAAGGGTGGGCAGGACCAGTTCAAGAACAAGGACGACTGCCCCTTCTGTGTTGGTCCAACGCGTTCGGATGAGGAATCGCTCATCGTCTACAGGGGCAGGACGTGCTACGTCGTGCTCAACCTTTTTCCCTATAATCCGGGGCACTTGCTGGTCTGCCCCTATCGTCACGTGCCTGACTACACGGACATCACTGTTGAAGAAACAGCGGAGTTCGCAGAGCTTACCCAGACGGCAATGCGTGTGCTGCGGAAGGTTTCCAACCCGAGCGGATTCAACCTGGGCATGAACCAGGGCGTGACCGGCGGGGCCGGCATTGCCGCGCACTTGCACCAGCACGTGGTTCCACGATGGGGCGGCGACGGGAACTTCTTCCCGATCATTGCCCAAACCAAGGCCATCACGCAGACTCTCGATGAGGTCCGCAAGCTCGTGGCCGAAGCCTGGCCAGGGTAG